The proteins below come from a single Drosophila suzukii chromosome X, CBGP_Dsuzu_IsoJpt1.0, whole genome shotgun sequence genomic window:
- the LOC108005205 gene encoding uncharacterized protein, giving the protein MDLKMELGGYVQSAPNTKRFVVEDSITKVTSDGEPHGMMTMVAGLSGLLAAIIILAVLVSMVACRKQRSNANRKSNSAANVVAMTSVPQDQPHLAGNLNAAFAESTLTLDKDKDKEVQWRPTSVVVERY; this is encoded by the exons ATGGACCTGAAAATGGAGCTGGGAGGTTACGTGCAATCCGCGCCCAACACCAAGCGGTTCGTTGTGGAGGACTCGA TTACCAAGGTGACTTCCGACGGGGAGCCCCACGGAATGATGACCATGGTGGCCGGATTGTCCGGCCTTTTGGCGGCCATCATCATTTTGGCCGTTCTCGTGTCCATGGTGGCCTGTCGCAAGCAGAGGAG CAACGCCAACCGGAAGAGCAACTCCGCCGCCAATGTTGTGGCCATGACCAGTGTTCCGCAGGATCAGCCCCACTTGGCCGGAAATTTGAATGCAGCGTTTGCGGAGAGCACTCTGACCTTGGACAAGGACAAGGACAAGGAGGTCCAGTGGCGGCCCACTTCCGTGGTGGTGGAGCGGTACTAG